The following coding sequences lie in one Rutidosis leptorrhynchoides isolate AG116_Rl617_1_P2 chromosome 4, CSIRO_AGI_Rlap_v1, whole genome shotgun sequence genomic window:
- the LOC139841947 gene encoding uncharacterized protein has translation MSNNKQKGKNVIVDSEKEKGNKSWRNKELNNVECKWVVHVSKRSGSETWQVVTFKDKHICAWSRDVTHFTYDFLATKLVEQLPSNPRLPAKAVKVQAETQYGMKVSKMKAYRALKKARTIVEGDYAEQYAHLRDYLVELKKANPGTTVKVGTKPSDEDATSMIFKRVYICLGPLKSGFQALGRDLLGLDGAFMKEPARGQLLTAVGVDSNNEVYPVAYAIVKKETYNSWLWFLNNLGENLDLNERSNFTFISDRQKGLLPAIERLYPFAEHRYCLRHIHENMKKNYSGVAYKEMLWKCAIATTMPHFEQEMQKLKGFSEGCYKYLADIQPHHWARSHFSVLNRWLVDARDKPIITALEYIREYLMKRIVTVNNMISKSDGPLTPGATKVFDGIKKQAKKYTVMWNGDHLYQVSGPHNDQCVVDMNARVCACRKWEITAMPCKHAVAALYHMGAFGARVGHLESWVHRVHWLETWRNTYNFKINPLNSMHLWRKSLVTSKLLPPLIVATAGRPKKNRRKGLDEQASMNSGGKLSRQGKTTRYGKCGELGHNQRSCTNSGGVGGNSGSKSKKKQSGGTKKTKLNVGASSG, from the exons atgagtaataataaacAGAAAGGCAAGAATGTAATTGTTGATTCTGAGAAAGAGAAGGGTAATAAATCTTGGAGAAATAAAGAACTTAACAATGTGGAGTGCAAGTGGGTAGTTCATGTATCAAAGAGAAGTGGTTCAGAAACATGGCAAGTGGTAACATTTAAGGATAAACACATATGTGCTTGGTCTAGAGATGTTACACATTTCACATATGACTTTCTTGCAACAAAGTTAGTTGAACAACTTCCCTCAAATCCAAGATTACCAGCAAAGGCAGTTAAGGTACAGGCTGAAACACAATATGGAATGAAAGTGTCAAAGATGAAGGCATACAGAGCATTAAAGAAGGCAAGAACAATTGTGGAAGGGGATTATGCTGAACAATATGCTCACTTAAGGGATTATTTAGTGGAACTTAAAAAAGCTAATCCAGGTACAACTGTAAAGGTTGGAACAAAACCATCTGATGAAGATGCAACAAGTATGATCTTTAAAAGAGTTTATATATGTTTAGGACCATTGAAAAGTGGCTTTCAAGCTTTAGGCAGGGATTTGCTTGGTTTAGATGGGGCTTTTATGAAAGAGCCAGCTAGAGGTCAACTACTCACTGCTGTTGGTGTTGACTCAAACAATGAGGTATATCCTGTGGCTTATGCAATTGTTAAGAAAGAAACATACAACTCTTGGTTATGGTTCTTAAATAATTTAGGTGAAAATTTGGATCTAAATGAAAGATCAAACTTTACATTCATAAGTGATAGACAAAAG GGTTTATTACCAGCAATTGAAAGGTTGTACCCGTTTGCTGAGCATAGATACTGTTTGAGGCACATACATGAAAACATGAAGAAAAATTATAGTGGTGTTGCCTATAAAGAAATGCTATGGAAATGTGCAATAGCAACAACAATGCCACATTTTGAACAAGAAATGCAAAAATTGAAGGGTTTTAGTGAAGGCTGTTACAAATATTTAGCTGATATACAACCTCATCATTGGGCAAGAAGTCACTTTTCAG TTCTAAACAGGTGGTTAGTTGATGCAAGAGATAAGCCTATCATAACTGCTTTAGAGTATATTAGGGAGTACTTGATGAAAAGGATTGTGACAGTCAATAATATGATATCCAAATCTGATGGTCCTTTAACCCCTGGAGCAACTAAAGTGTTTGATGGTATCAAGAAGCAAGCTAAAAAATACACTGTGATGTGGAATGGTGATCATTTGTACCAAGTTAGTGGTCCACACAATGATCAATGTGTTGTTGATATGAATGCAAGAGTGTGTGCTTGTAGAAAGTGGGAAATCACTGCAATGCCATGTAAACATGCAGTAGCTGCATTGTACCATATGGGTGCATTTGGTGCACGTGTTGGTCACCTAGAAAGTTGGGTTCATCGTGTACATTGGTTAGAAACTTGGAGGAACACTTACAATTTCAAAATTAATCCTTTGAATAGTATGCATCTGTGGCGTAAATCATTGGTGACTAGTAAACTACTTCCACCTTTAATTGTGGCTACAGCTGGTAGACCAAAAAAGAATAGGAGAAAGGGTCTAGATGAACAGGCAAGCATGAATTCAGGTGGTAAGTTGTCCAGACAAGGTAAAACTACTCGTTATGGAAAATGTGGTGAATTAGGGCATAATCAAAGAAGTTGCACAAATAGTGGTGGTGTTGGAGGAAACAGTGGATCAAAGAGCAAAAAGAAACAAAGTGGTGGAACTAAGAAGACAAAGTTGAATGTTGGTGCAAGCAGTGGCtaa